The Lachnospiraceae bacterium oral taxon 500 genome window below encodes:
- a CDS encoding alpha/beta hydrolase, with protein sequence MNIHEFGKGNEQAILLIHPSVVRWDYFEHLIPLLKNKYHLIIPALPGYDSEDESDFTSIEKIAAELNEWLQAEEIAELYAVYGCSMGGSVALMVTLGQLIPIRHCIMDGGITPYQLPWLVTRFIALRDYLMMMLGRTGGVRLLEKAFATDEYSKEDLQYVADVLKCSSRKTLWRTFDSCNNYKIPQPIPKVDTQMHYWYADGEEKERKLDIAYMNQHFPQTEFKVLPKLGHAGLVLLKPDLFVTMINELF encoded by the coding sequence ATGAATATACATGAATTTGGAAAAGGTAATGAACAAGCAATTCTGCTGATACATCCTTCTGTTGTAAGATGGGATTATTTTGAACATTTAATTCCGCTTCTCAAAAACAAATATCATCTGATTATTCCGGCTCTTCCCGGATATGATTCTGAGGATGAAAGTGACTTTACAAGCATTGAGAAGATCGCTGCCGAATTGAATGAGTGGCTTCAGGCTGAAGAGATTGCCGAATTGTATGCAGTATATGGGTGCTCGATGGGCGGCTCCGTTGCTTTAATGGTAACGCTTGGACAACTTATTCCAATCAGACACTGCATTATGGACGGAGGCATTACACCATATCAGCTACCATGGCTTGTCACACGCTTTATCGCCTTGAGAGACTATCTCATGATGATGCTGGGCAGGACAGGTGGAGTGCGCTTGCTTGAGAAGGCTTTTGCTACCGATGAATATTCGAAGGAAGATCTTCAATATGTTGCAGATGTTTTGAAGTGCTCCAGTAGAAAAACGTTATGGAGAACTTTTGACTCATGCAACAACTATAAGATTCCACAGCCCATTCCGAAGGTCGATACGCAAATGCATTACTGGTATGCCGATGGCGAAGAAAAGGAGCGAAAACTTGATATCGCCTACATGAATCAGCATTTTCCGCAAACAGAATTCAAGGTTTTGCCTAAACTGGGGCATGCAGGTCTTGTTTTATTGAAACCGGATTTATTTGTGACAATGATAAACGAATTGTTTTGA
- a CDS encoding N-acetyltransferase, with protein sequence MGVELIQAIKEDMETIWKMQLEAFAGLLEKYNDYDISPAAETFDKVMARFEQPWTTYYFIVANSERIGVVRIIDKKDGSRKKIAPIWIMPEFRNKGYAQQAIKAAEKIHGSENWCLDTILQEKGNCHLYEKLGYHRIGKIDNISDIMDIVYYEKDS encoded by the coding sequence ATGGGTGTTGAACTTATTCAAGCAATAAAAGAAGATATGGAGACTATTTGGAAGATGCAACTGGAAGCATTTGCAGGGCTTTTGGAAAAATATAATGATTATGATATAAGCCCTGCCGCTGAAACATTTGACAAGGTAATGGCAAGGTTTGAACAGCCATGGACAACTTATTATTTTATTGTTGCTAATTCCGAAAGAATTGGTGTAGTTCGTATCATTGATAAGAAAGATGGAAGCAGGAAGAAAATAGCTCCAATATGGATAATGCCGGAGTTCAGAAATAAAGGATATGCTCAACAAGCCATCAAGGCTGCTGAAAAAATACATGGCAGTGAAAATTGGTGTTTAGACACTATTTTACAGGAAAAAGGTAATTGTCATCTCTATGAAAAGCTTGGATATCACAGAATCGGAAAGATAGATAATATCAGCGATATTATGGATATAGTGTACTATGAGAAAGATAGCTGA
- a CDS encoding DNA methylase, with product MNSFISWIGGKKLLRKQIISQFPKEMDRYIEVFGGAGWVLFGKAKGRELEVFNDIDGELINLYRCVKYHCKALQEELAYSLSSREIFYTDKERIRVKGTTDIQRAAAYFRLIRTSFGSDRRSFNTSSRRLSDKIEYLSEISQRLESVVIENKDFQNLIEVYDRKNALFYLDPPYYKSEKYYDEEFGEHDHIRLFETLKKIKGKWILSYNNHDRIKEIYREFQIVEINRFNNLSNKNREYKELLIKNY from the coding sequence ATGAATAGTTTTATTAGTTGGATTGGCGGGAAGAAGTTATTAAGAAAGCAGATAATAAGTCAGTTTCCCAAGGAAATGGATAGGTACATAGAGGTATTTGGAGGAGCGGGCTGGGTTTTATTTGGAAAGGCAAAAGGCCGTGAATTAGAAGTGTTTAATGATATTGATGGAGAGTTGATCAATCTATATCGCTGTGTAAAGTATCATTGTAAGGCGTTGCAGGAAGAATTGGCATATTCTTTATCATCAAGAGAAATCTTTTATACGGATAAGGAACGAATAAGGGTAAAAGGAACAACAGATATTCAAAGGGCTGCGGCCTATTTTAGACTAATAAGGACAAGCTTTGGCTCAGATAGAAGAAGTTTTAATACGAGTTCCAGAAGACTATCCGATAAAATTGAGTATCTATCAGAAATTAGCCAAAGATTGGAATCTGTAGTGATTGAAAATAAGGATTTTCAAAATTTAATTGAAGTTTATGACAGAAAAAATGCGTTGTTTTATCTTGATCCACCCTATTACAAAAGTGAAAAATATTATGATGAGGAATTCGGGGAACACGACCATATAAGATTGTTTGAAACGCTTAAAAAGATAAAAGGGAAATGGATTCTTTCCTATAATAATCATGATAGGATTAAAGAAATATACCGGGAGTTTCAAATCGTAGAAATAAACAGGTTCAATAACCTGTCTAACAAAAATAGGGAATATAAGGAGTTGCTTATCAAGAATTATTAA
- a CDS encoding ATP-binding protein encodes MKQKIYLITGLMASGKSTVSDLLAKSIEKCVHLRGDVFRKMIISGRENMSATPSAEAVRQLYLRYKLTADAARSYFDNGFSVVIQDNYYGDELNRMINYLHKYPVEVVVLCPDVETIKERERYREKTGYSGFTVETLYDTFMQTTPRIGFWLDNSNQTPQQTAETILNTRKPV; translated from the coding sequence ATGAAACAAAAAATTTATCTCATTACAGGCTTAATGGCTTCTGGAAAATCTACAGTTTCCGATTTACTGGCAAAATCAATAGAAAAATGCGTCCATCTTCGTGGTGATGTGTTCCGAAAAATGATTATTTCAGGCAGAGAAAATATGTCAGCTACCCCATCAGCGGAAGCAGTCCGCCAGCTGTACCTTCGATACAAATTGACTGCTGATGCGGCAAGGTCATACTTTGACAACGGCTTTTCTGTAGTGATCCAAGATAACTACTACGGTGATGAATTAAACCGAATGATAAATTATCTGCATAAATACCCTGTTGAGGTTGTCGTTCTTTGTCCAGATGTGGAAACAATAAAAGAAAGGGAACGATACAGGGAGAAAACAGGCTATTCCGGCTTTACGGTTGAAACCTTATACGATACATTTATGCAGACAACACCACGGATCGGCTTTTGGCTGGACAATTCCAATCAAACACCACAGCAGACAGCAGAAACCATTCTGAACACCAGGAAGCCGGTATGA
- a CDS encoding nuclear transport factor 2 family protein, which translates to MDEREKIIRLWFDMWLTQQDLGIDDIFLDDVIYIESWCPKYENRQTVKHWFNEWNTRGKVLAWDIKQFFHKDNQTIVEWHFKNKMNEGKVEEFDGISLIVWTADNKIKALKEFGCNCNNYNPYKESETPLFRDEKVNWF; encoded by the coding sequence ATGGATGAAAGAGAGAAAATCATTCGTTTATGGTTTGATATGTGGCTTACACAACAAGACTTAGGAATAGATGATATTTTTTTGGATGATGTGATTTATATTGAGAGTTGGTGTCCTAAGTATGAAAATCGGCAAACAGTAAAGCACTGGTTTAATGAGTGGAATACAAGAGGAAAAGTTCTTGCGTGGGATATAAAGCAATTTTTTCATAAGGATAATCAAACTATTGTAGAATGGCACTTCAAAAATAAAATGAATGAGGGGAAAGTTGAAGAATTTGACGGTATCTCTTTGATTGTTTGGACAGCCGATAATAAGATAAAAGCGTTGAAAGAGTTTGGTTGTAATTGTAACAACTACAATCCTTACAAAGAGAGTGAAACACCATTATTTAGAGATGAAAAAGTAAATTGGTTTTGA
- a CDS encoding conjugal transfer protein TraA, which yields MAIYHLCIKIISRGKGKSAVAASAYRSGEKIKNEYDGIVHDFTRKGGIAHTEILLPQNAPQEFSGRGTLWNSVEKIEKSKNSQLAREIEVALPKELDREKQIELVREYVKENFVKVGMCADIALHDKNDGNPHAHILLTMRPLNEDTTWGAKSKKEYILDENGEKVKLKNGNFKTRKINTVDWNEQDKAEHWRKAWADITNKYLEENSIQEKVDHRSYERQGIEQIPTIHLGVSATQMEKKGITTDRGNINREIKHQNKILKEIARRIKALLNWIRGIGKEEKAETDNFKSTLPFKENLLSVFENLIRKNADNHNTDLEQYIGSYQFLKEKNIISVSELKENIVTLRDKNYKTTRAIKDTEKRIDNKVQLIDHAEKYLKHKDTYTAYTKLKKNKQDTFYNEHTAEIILFESAKKYLKEHLGESKTLNISKWKSEVANMKKEKNSLYNQILEIREEVEQAEKVKTCIEQLQEHSKQLTQVKRNELDL from the coding sequence ATGGCGATATATCATCTTTGCATAAAGATTATCTCAAGAGGTAAAGGCAAAAGTGCAGTAGCAGCTTCCGCTTATCGAAGTGGCGAAAAGATAAAAAACGAATATGACGGCATAGTCCACGACTTTACAAGAAAAGGCGGAATAGCCCATACAGAAATCCTATTGCCTCAAAATGCACCACAGGAATTTTCAGGCAGAGGAACATTATGGAATAGCGTAGAGAAAATCGAAAAGAGTAAAAACTCACAGCTTGCAAGAGAAATTGAAGTTGCCTTACCCAAAGAATTAGACAGGGAAAAACAGATTGAGCTTGTAAGAGAGTATGTAAAAGAAAATTTTGTGAAAGTTGGTATGTGTGCCGACATTGCCCTACATGATAAAAATGACGGAAACCCACATGCACATATTCTATTAACTATGCGACCGCTAAACGAAGATACAACATGGGGAGCAAAATCAAAAAAGGAATATATACTTGATGAAAACGGAGAGAAAGTAAAACTTAAAAATGGCAACTTCAAAACAAGAAAAATCAATACAGTGGACTGGAACGAACAAGACAAAGCAGAGCATTGGCGAAAAGCATGGGCAGATATTACAAATAAATATCTTGAAGAAAATAGCATACAGGAAAAAGTGGATCACCGTTCCTATGAAAGACAGGGCATAGAACAAATACCGACCATTCATTTAGGCGTATCAGCCACCCAAATGGAAAAGAAAGGCATAACTACCGACAGGGGAAATATCAACCGAGAAATCAAACATCAGAATAAGATATTAAAAGAGATTGCAAGAAGAATAAAAGCCTTACTAAATTGGATAAGAGGAATAGGAAAAGAAGAAAAGGCAGAAACTGATAATTTCAAATCTACCCTCCCATTCAAAGAAAATTTGCTATCCGTTTTTGAAAATCTTATCCGTAAAAATGCAGATAACCATAATACAGATTTAGAACAATACATCGGAAGCTATCAATTCTTAAAAGAGAAAAATATCATTTCCGTATCTGAACTGAAAGAAAACATAGTTACTTTAAGAGATAAGAACTACAAGACCACAAGAGCTATTAAAGATACCGAAAAGCGGATTGACAATAAAGTACAACTTATCGACCACGCCGAAAAATATTTGAAGCATAAAGATACCTATACAGCTTATACCAAGCTAAAGAAAAACAAACAAGATACTTTCTACAATGAGCATACCGCAGAGATTATTTTGTTTGAAAGTGCCAAGAAATATCTGAAAGAACATTTAGGAGAAAGCAAGACCTTAAATATATCCAAATGGAAATCGGAAGTTGCCAATATGAAGAAAGAGAAAAATAGCCTATACAATCAAATATTAGAGATACGAGAGGAAGTAGAACAGGCTGAAAAAGTTAAGACTTGTATTGAACAGTTACAGGAACATTCAAAGCAACTAACACAGGTAAAACGGAACGAGTTAGACCTATAA
- a CDS encoding single-stranded DNA-binding protein: MKQEMMNINANLVAEPTFSSFEKDGETVEVVNFALVKKYGKGKEYINCAAYGEKVETAKDFVKGDLIHIFGYFKEREKGGKTYKNFVVKSYNKIEKKENKEEK, translated from the coding sequence ATGAAGCAGGAAATGATGAACATCAATGCCAACTTGGTTGCAGAGCCTACTTTCTCAAGTTTTGAAAAAGACGGAGAAACAGTAGAAGTCGTTAATTTTGCACTTGTAAAGAAGTACGGGAAAGGCAAGGAGTATATCAACTGTGCCGCTTACGGTGAAAAGGTGGAAACAGCGAAAGACTTTGTAAAAGGCGATCTCATTCATATCTTTGGATATTTCAAAGAGCGTGAAAAAGGCGGTAAGACTTACAAAAACTTTGTAGTAAAGTCATACAACAAAATTGAGAAGAAAGAAAATAAGGAGGAAAAATAA
- a CDS encoding phage tail tape measure protein — MDVREVSFHIEFTGSFEELAKADKAVDQFKSNMQNLGKTTDNASKDMGKAFETVSKEAKKAGQSTEEAKKEVISLKKDIANFVSSSKITKLGQSVKSNIGTAFEKATGKAKGALESFRTKAGESLSKAASKSRLLTGALNDIKAIGTKAADTVKSKMDALGKTAAQTGEKIGQAFKKAGEVTDKIGSTLTNKVTKPILAAATGAGFLGMQYEQSMAEVRAISGASIEDFGKLNAAARDVSANPLFSANEKASALKYMAMAGWDAQQSIAGLPSILNLATASGEDLGSVSDIVTDAMTAFKMAAEESGRFADVLAKASSVSNTNVALLGDTFKYVAPVAGALGYSVEDTATAVGLMANQGIKASQAGTALRAALAQLADPSEETVKAMEELGISLVDDAGNMKPLSALMVDLRKGFSNLSEAQKAQYASSVFGREAMSGMLAIINSSEADFNKVGSAIRDSGGAAQEMADIMGDTVQGQLKELKNRAVELGLQFFDTFGKDLKNALDSVTKKLKEGMTAFSKLDSQTKKNIGKMIALAAAIGPVVKGLSVVFKVGSFLAPLFGKIAGAAGSGGLGGAAAALGIGLGPLIGIIAGVAAAGYLLYKNWETVKAKGMEFIEAIKAKFSEFGPHIQNLFSNVQVILGVVLPVVEGFFGGVLQMLGKLALDFTDVIGGAIKLLSGFTDFLVGVFTGDWSKAWEGVKSIFIGTWEMISGALRGSINFIIGGINAFLSGLNKIKLPDWIPGAGGKGVNIPLIPTFAQGVTNFSGGMAIVGEEGPELVTLPRGANVFPNRNTEQILGSNMVSFEKMLLEKSRYSNDALESGGTYTTNRNNRSIKFAPVVNIYGAGEGREMAQMAKEELRKLWEEFIDDEDLAG; from the coding sequence ATGGACGTTCGGGAAGTCAGTTTTCATATTGAGTTTACCGGGAGTTTTGAAGAACTTGCCAAAGCTGATAAAGCGGTGGATCAGTTTAAAAGCAATATGCAAAATCTGGGAAAGACGACGGATAATGCCTCTAAAGACATGGGAAAGGCGTTTGAGACTGTTTCCAAAGAAGCAAAAAAGGCCGGTCAAAGTACAGAAGAAGCAAAAAAAGAAGTCATTAGTCTAAAAAAAGACATTGCTAATTTTGTTAGCAGCAGTAAGATTACCAAATTAGGGCAGTCAGTTAAAAGCAACATTGGAACTGCTTTTGAAAAAGCGACGGGAAAGGCCAAAGGAGCGCTGGAATCTTTTCGCACAAAGGCAGGGGAAAGCTTGTCAAAAGCCGCTTCCAAAAGTCGGCTTTTAACGGGAGCGCTAAACGACATCAAAGCAATCGGAACCAAGGCGGCGGATACAGTAAAGTCTAAGATGGACGCACTGGGAAAGACAGCGGCGCAGACTGGTGAAAAAATCGGACAGGCTTTTAAAAAGGCGGGCGAGGTTACGGATAAAATCGGGAGTACCCTAACGAATAAAGTAACCAAGCCAATTCTTGCGGCAGCTACGGGAGCCGGATTTTTGGGGATGCAGTATGAGCAGTCCATGGCGGAAGTACGGGCGATTTCCGGCGCAAGTATAGAGGATTTTGGAAAATTAAATGCCGCAGCGCGGGACGTTAGTGCGAATCCTCTTTTTTCTGCAAATGAAAAAGCGTCCGCCCTAAAGTATATGGCCATGGCTGGCTGGGATGCGCAGCAGTCGATTGCCGGGCTTCCCAGTATTTTAAATCTGGCTACGGCCTCCGGGGAAGACTTGGGGAGCGTATCGGATATTGTGACGGACGCGATGACGGCCTTTAAAATGGCAGCAGAAGAAAGCGGCCGGTTTGCAGATGTTTTAGCCAAAGCCTCCAGCGTATCGAATACCAATGTGGCCTTATTAGGCGACACGTTTAAGTATGTGGCGCCGGTTGCGGGGGCGCTTGGCTATTCGGTGGAAGATACCGCTACGGCAGTTGGCCTGATGGCAAATCAGGGAATTAAGGCGAGCCAAGCGGGTACAGCGCTTAGAGCCGCTCTGGCTCAGTTAGCTGATCCGTCCGAGGAAACGGTAAAGGCAATGGAGGAACTCGGAATATCCTTAGTAGATGACGCAGGAAATATGAAACCGTTGTCGGCGTTAATGGTAGACTTAAGGAAAGGCTTTTCCAATTTAAGCGAAGCGCAAAAAGCTCAGTATGCCTCTTCTGTTTTTGGCCGGGAAGCCATGTCGGGAATGCTTGCCATTATTAACAGTTCGGAAGCGGATTTTAATAAAGTGGGGAGCGCTATCCGAGACTCCGGCGGCGCGGCGCAGGAAATGGCTGATATCATGGGAGATACCGTGCAGGGTCAGCTTAAGGAGTTAAAAAATCGAGCGGTTGAACTTGGACTGCAATTTTTCGACACTTTTGGCAAGGACTTAAAAAACGCCTTGGATTCAGTGACAAAAAAACTGAAAGAAGGAATGACCGCCTTTTCTAAATTGGACAGTCAAACCAAAAAAAATATTGGGAAAATGATTGCCTTAGCGGCGGCGATTGGCCCAGTTGTAAAAGGACTGTCAGTAGTATTTAAAGTCGGTTCTTTTCTGGCTCCTCTTTTTGGTAAAATTGCAGGCGCGGCCGGGTCCGGCGGGCTTGGCGGGGCGGCAGCAGCATTGGGCATTGGGTTAGGGCCGTTGATTGGAATTATTGCAGGAGTGGCCGCAGCCGGCTATTTACTGTATAAGAACTGGGAAACGGTAAAGGCAAAGGGAATGGAGTTTATTGAAGCAATCAAAGCAAAATTCTCTGAGTTTGGGCCGCATATTCAAAATTTGTTTTCCAATGTTCAAGTTATTTTAGGTGTGGTACTGCCGGTTGTAGAAGGTTTTTTTGGTGGGGTTTTACAAATGCTAGGGAAGTTGGCACTTGATTTTACGGATGTTATTGGTGGTGCAATTAAGCTCTTGTCCGGATTTACAGACTTTTTAGTGGGGGTCTTTACCGGCGATTGGAGTAAAGCATGGGAGGGCGTTAAGAGTATATTTATCGGTACTTGGGAGATGATCTCCGGCGCACTTAGGGGTAGCATTAATTTTATCATCGGTGGAATCAATGCTTTTCTGTCCGGGTTAAATAAAATAAAACTTCCAGACTGGATACCGGGAGCGGGCGGAAAAGGAGTGAATATTCCTTTAATTCCTACTTTTGCGCAGGGCGTTACTAATTTTAGCGGCGGTATGGCGATTGTAGGTGAGGAAGGCCCGGAGTTAGTTACCCTGCCAAGAGGCGCGAATGTATTTCCTAACCGAAATACAGAGCAAATACTTGGGAGCAACATGGTATCTTTTGAAAAAATGCTGTTGGAAAAAAGTCGATACTCGAATGATGCACTGGAAAGTGGCGGCACCTATACAACCAATAGAAATAACCGCAGCATAAAGTTTGCACCGGTAGTAAACATATACGGAGCCGGTGAAGGGCGGGAGATGGCGCAAATGGCAAAAGAAGAACTGCGCAAGCTCTGGGAAGAATTCATTGATGATGAGGACTTAGCGGGTTAG
- a CDS encoding XRE family transcriptional regulator yields the protein MIKIHLSKLLGERKMSQKELAQLTGIRPNTISEYYHELTGKFEQLDLICEALNCSVSDILEYIPNQQKRTGEHRIIEQHGNRKSIEK from the coding sequence ATGATAAAGATACATCTATCAAAGCTGCTTGGAGAAAGGAAGATGAGCCAAAAAGAACTTGCGCAGCTAACCGGAATAAGGCCAAATACAATTTCGGAATATTATCATGAGTTGACGGGAAAATTTGAGCAGCTGGATTTGATATGTGAAGCGTTAAATTGCAGTGTAAGCGACATTCTTGAGTATATTCCAAATCAGCAAAAAAGGACTGGTGAGCATAGGATTATTGAGCAGCACGGCAACAGAAAGAGCATAGAAAAATGA
- a CDS encoding conjugal transfer protein TraA has protein sequence MAIYHLCIKIISRGKGKSAVAASAYRSGEKIKNEYDGIVHDFTRKGGIAHTEILLPQNAPQKFSDRGTLWNSVEKIEKNKNSQLAREIEVALPKELDREKQINLVREYVKENFVKVGMCADIALHDKNDGNPHCHILLTMRPLNEDTTWGAKSKKEYIIDENGEKVKLKNGNYKTRKINTTDWNEQDKAEEWRKSWADITNKYLEENSIQDKVDHRSYQRQGIEQIPTIHLGISATQMEKKGIATDRGNINREIKKQNAILREISRRIKALLNWIRGIGKEEKADSENIKSTLPPKENLLSIFENLIRKNADKNNADLEKYIESCQLLKEKNITSLSELKESITNLRDKNYKTTRALKDTEKKIDEKTQLIDQSEKYLKNKDTYKVYAKLKKSKQEDFYNEHAAELILFESAKRYLKEHLGESKTLAISKWKSELANLKKDKKSLYNKILEIREEVEQSEKVKTCIEQIQEQEKQLLQVKRNELDL, from the coding sequence ATGGCGATATATCATCTTTGCATAAAGATTATTTCAAGAGGCAAAGGCAAAAGTGCAGTAGCAGCTTCCGCCTATCGAAGTGGCGAAAAGATAAAAAACGAATATGACGGAATAGTCCATGACTTTACAAGAAAAGGTGGAATAGCCCATACAGAAATTCTTTTACCACAAAATGCACCACAGAAATTTTCAGATAGAGGAACATTATGGAACAGTGTAGAGAAAATAGAAAAGAATAAAAATTCACAGCTTGCAAGAGAAATTGAAGTAGCCTTACCCAAAGAATTAGACCGAGAAAAACAAATAAATCTTGTAAGAGAATATGTAAAAGAAAATTTTGTAAAAGTAGGTATGTGTGCCGATATTGCCTTACATGATAAAAATGATGGAAACCCACACTGTCATATCCTACTTACTATGCGACCACTAAACGAAGATACAACATGGGGAGCAAAATCAAAAAAGGAATATATCATTGATGAAAACGGAGAAAAGGTAAAACTAAAAAATGGCAATTACAAAACAAGAAAAATAAATACAACCGATTGGAACGAGCAAGACAAAGCAGAAGAGTGGAGAAAATCATGGGCAGACATTACAAACAAATATCTTGAAGAAAATAGCATACAGGACAAAGTGGATCATCGTTCTTATCAAAGACAGGGCATAGAACAAATACCGACCATTCATTTAGGAATATCAGCAACCCAAATGGAGAAGAAAGGCATAGCCACAGACAGAGGGAATATCAACCGAGAAATCAAAAAGCAAAATGCGATTTTAAGAGAAATTTCAAGAAGAATAAAGGCATTACTAAATTGGATAAGAGGAATAGGAAAAGAAGAAAAAGCAGATAGTGAAAATATAAAGTCCACCCTCCCACCCAAAGAAAATTTATTGTCAATCTTTGAAAATCTTATCCGTAAAAATGCAGATAAGAATAATGCAGACTTGGAAAAATATATTGAGAGTTGTCAATTACTAAAAGAAAAAAATATCACTTCATTATCTGAACTGAAAGAGAGCATTACTAATTTACGAGATAAGAATTATAAGACCACAAGAGCCTTAAAAGATACCGAGAAAAAGATTGATGAAAAAACACAACTTATTGACCAATCAGAAAAATATTTGAAGAATAAAGACACCTACAAAGTCTATGCAAAATTAAAGAAAAGTAAACAGGAAGATTTTTATAACGAACATGCGGCAGAGCTTATTTTATTTGAAAGTGCTAAGAGATATCTCAAAGAACATTTAGGAGAAAGTAAAACCTTAGCCATCAGTAAATGGAAATCAGAACTTGCCAATTTGAAGAAAGATAAAAAGAGCCTATACAATAAAATATTAGAGATACGAGAAGAAGTAGAACAATCAGAAAAAGTTAAAACCTGTATAGAGCAGATACAGGAACAAGAAAAGCAACTATTACAGGTAAAGCGGAACGAGTTAGACCTATAA
- a CDS encoding recombinase, with translation MSNTKRTGQTALYERLSRDDEMQGESNSITNQKQLLESYAKRNGFVNIYHYTDDGVSGTTFDREGFQKMIKAVEENKVSTVIVKDMSRFGRDYLKVGFYTEILFKEKGVRFIAINNGIDSEKQAESDFTPFLNIMNEWYARDTSRKIQSIFRARMEEGKRVSPSVPYGYYRNPKNKQELLVDKESAKVVKRIYRLVIEGYGVTQIADILTKDKILIPSAYAETHYPENNHSSKKRGIEDPYFWTPTTVGYILEKREYMGHTVLGKTISLDYKTKKRRKAKENELIIFKNTHEAIIDEETWNNAQRLRKTVRRSPKYGTTSHPFTGLLICSDCGGKLSYREPAEHKEKKYDCDYCFVCQHYRHRKGSCSMHYIKVKTVNEILLKSIKEITDFAKEEKQEFLKVMNKLSDEKREEKYQEDKEKLEKLSSRNAELTTLITKLYEDHALGKIPVKHFDRLFNTYDMEQQDLEKQIQYFEQEIESYHQRKVDTDKFLKMIEKYTDIEKLTVPMINEYIEKVVVYEATGGRQGKYRKQQVDVYFNFIGNCQVPQKVDIEKMA, from the coding sequence ATGTCAAATACGAAAAGAACAGGACAAACAGCCCTTTATGAGCGTTTAAGTCGAGATGATGAAATGCAAGGAGAAAGCAATTCCATCACCAATCAAAAGCAACTACTTGAAAGCTATGCCAAAAGAAACGGCTTTGTAAATATCTATCACTATACCGATGATGGAGTAAGCGGAACAACCTTTGATAGAGAGGGATTTCAAAAAATGATAAAAGCAGTAGAAGAAAACAAAGTATCTACTGTGATAGTAAAAGATATGAGTAGGTTTGGCAGAGACTACCTCAAAGTAGGTTTTTACACCGAAATACTTTTCAAAGAAAAGGGAGTAAGGTTTATCGCCATCAATAACGGAATAGACAGTGAAAAACAAGCAGAAAGCGACTTTACCCCATTTCTAAATATCATGAACGAATGGTATGCAAGAGATACATCAAGAAAAATACAATCTATCTTCAGGGCAAGAATGGAAGAGGGGAAAAGAGTATCTCCAAGCGTACCATACGGCTATTATAGAAACCCAAAGAACAAACAGGAGCTACTTGTCGATAAAGAGAGTGCAAAGGTCGTAAAACGCATTTACAGGCTTGTAATAGAGGGATATGGAGTAACACAGATAGCAGATATACTAACCAAAGACAAAATCCTTATCCCATCAGCCTATGCAGAAACCCATTATCCCGAAAATAACCATAGCTCAAAGAAAAGAGGAATAGAAGACCCATATTTTTGGACACCGACCACAGTAGGTTATATCTTAGAAAAAAGAGAATATATGGGGCATACTGTATTAGGAAAGACAATTAGTTTAGACTATAAAACCAAAAAAAGAAGAAAGGCAAAAGAAAATGAACTCATTATCTTCAAAAATACCCACGAAGCCATCATTGACGAAGAAACATGGAATAACGCCCAAAGGTTAAGAAAAACAGTGAGAAGAAGTCCAAAGTATGGTACAACCTCACACCCATTCACAGGGCTTTTAATCTGTTCCGACTGTGGAGGAAAGCTAAGCTATAGAGAGCCGGCAGAACATAAAGAAAAGAAGTACGATTGCGATTATTGTTTTGTATGTCAACATTACAGACACAGAAAAGGCTCTTGCAGTATGCACTACATCAAAGTAAAAACAGTAAATGAAATTCTCCTAAAATCAATCAAAGAAATCACAGACTTTGCAAAAGAAGAAAAGCAAGAGTTTCTAAAAGTGATGAACAAGTTATCCGACGAAAAAAGAGAAGAAAAGTATCAAGAGGATAAAGAAAAGTTAGAAAAACTGTCATCAAGAAATGCAGAGCTAACAACACTCATTACAAAGCTGTATGAAGACCACGCACTTGGTAAAATTCCTGTAAAACATTTTGACAGATTATTTAATACCTATGATATGGAGCAACAAGACTTAGAAAAGCAAATACAGTATTTTGAACAAGAAATAGAAAGCTATCATCAGAGAAAAGTTGATACCGATAAATTCTTAAAGATGATAGAAAAATATACAGATATTGAAAAACTTACAGTACCAATGATAAATGAGTATATAGAAAAAGTTGTAGTCTACGAAGCGACAGGAGGAAGACAAGGCAAATATAGAAAACAACAAGTTGATGTGTACTTTAACTTTATAGGTAACTGTCAAGTGCCACAGAAAGTAGATATAGAAAAAATGGCTTAA